The genome window GGCCTCAACTGTTCCGAGTTCAGTTGATCACTGACGCCGCTCGCAGTGCGTCTTCAGTTGTTGTCACACTTAGACCGGTTCAATAGCGTCGCAGCAGCGTCTCAACAGGTAGTGGATAGTCAACAATTTGGTAAAATTAGGGGACCAAAATAAACATTGTTACTATACGACATCCAGGCAGCGATTATACGCGAGATGAGAGACGAAAGTTCTACTCTCATTATAATTGTGTTTATAACGTTACAAAGTGcgacaaaatataatataatgaaaacaacaacagctaaatACTCACACCAATACacatatatgcacatatacaCATGAACATATATGTAAGTGGCTGTTTCACTCTGACGTTTTGTTGGCCCCACATTGTTTGATGGCGTTggcaccaacagcagcagatgaCAATGACAATCTGTGTGAACTCGGGTGTGACTGTGTGCGTGTCTGCGTGCTCGAATGcagtaacaaaaataaaaacaaaagtaaatagtGAGAAGAAAGAAGCAAAAGCCTTAATCGCAAATGGATGAATCGCAGCAATATCACAACATTGTAGATACTAACACAAAGACACGTAAATAACTTAGCTGGACTTTAAAAGTTAAACTAGGAATGAATCTGAAATGCGGTAAtgtgtattgtatatacatacatatgtgtttgTAGCTTGTGCGCAATTGATTGAAATcaatgaatttcatttgatttgaatgTGCAGCTTGAGGTTGCGGAAGCAGCGATTCAATGAACTAagtttgaatatattttaatcaatatGCCGGTCcggaatatatatatgtataatgaaAGTCACAATTGCAATGCGTTTTCAAGTATTGgaataatgtaataaaacGAATTATCCCCACTTTGCACTGCCAACTAGTTGATATCACGCTTTGTCTAGCGATAAAAGATAAcggtcaacagcaacaagtgaCTTTAACTAACACTACACAcaatacacgcatacatacatagtcaGGGTGTGAGTGTGCTTGTGAGTAAATGTCGCGTTTACTTAACTTATTAGGGTATTTGCTAACGATAAGCGGACAAATTGGTTGAAcgataaaagaaaaaacagcTGAGAATTCGGCGTACGCTGTTGAGTTAATTTATCTGCCAAGCACCAAATCTGTGGTTTCTAATGATAAGCAGGTTGTGGAAGGGGAGGTTGATTAGCAAGTGTTTTTAACTTTGACATGCGCGACTATAAAATACCCTgttcaaatttttgtatatgcGAACTTTGACTATATAGAAACTTGGACTAAGTACTTGAAGTTAATAACAatcaaagtaaattattttcattttataaattttctttgaatttgggctatttttcgttttttatgattttttttgaaAGTCTTAAAGGCGTATCTTTTATGCATAAGTAAAACCtacattcaaatattatttctattagATTGGCGAAAACAAAAGCCTAAGGCCAAGCAAGCGAGaatcatttgattttttcGAAACATAataatgtacatacatatgtacatatataggaTACATATTTACTCATTTCATATCTCACACCATAAACTTATCATGCACATAACCGCtcccctctctcgctcttcccATTCGCAACATGCCACCATGTCGCCAATATCGCAATCGGACTCACAatagcagcagaagaagataCACTATTACTACCAGTTACGTCCACAGGTACACCATGGAGTCCTGGCGCAAGTTGCGCGCTCGTATCGAGACAACCAAGCTGCCCGAAGATGTCGACGACGGCCTGGAACGTCTAGAGGACTACATACAGCGTTGGCGTTCCGTACGCATCATTTACTTCACCATGTTCCTGATGGCACTAGGCTTTAGTATAATACTTACTGGTATTTGGCCATTTTTAAGCGAGGTGCGTCAGGAGTTCCCTATTCCCCTCTAtgcgataataataatgtgatCATTTCCTTTAGCTAGATCCCAATGCGGGCAAGGAGTTTATGGGTCTGATTGTGGCTGCCAATCCGTTGGCTCAAATGATCTTTAGTCCCATCTTTGGCTGGTGGGGCAATAAACTAGGCACCATTCGTCTGCCGCTGTTGATCTCCCTTGGTCTCTTTACGATTGCAAGTGCGCTGTATTCGTCTCTGGAGCTGGTCGGGGATAATGCCAAATACTGGATGTTGATCTCGCGATTCCTAATCGGTGTCAGCTCGGCCAATATTGCCTTATGCCGCTCCTATTTATCGGCTGCAACACGTCTCAGTGAACGCACACATGCAGTGTCCATGGTCTCACTTGCCCAGGTGTTGGGCTTCATCATTGGTCCCGGTTTGCAGGCTCTGGTCACGCCGCTTGGTCGCCAAGGTTACATTTGGCTGTGGGGTGGCATGCATGTGAATATGTATACTGCGTCCGGTTGGATTAATGTGGTCATGAGCATGAGCAACTTTGTGATGTTTCTGCCATTTATATTTCAGGTAAGATTGTTCTACAAACCGCAAAAAATGTTAGCCTGGTTTCGAACTGGAGCGTAGATCGGTTCGAAGCTTGGTAATACGGTTtctattttattgaaattattgaatcATTCTTGCATACATTTAAGCTTTCTTCATAACCCTGCATTTTTTTAGGAACACAAGATTGCCGCTCGTGAGATTATGGTGCTGCAAGGCGGCACCTCGGAGCGCGACACCTGGAAGGCCATCAAACCGAACTACTTGTCCGCCTGGACTTTGATTGTAGCCTTCTTTGTGCTCGTATTCAACTTTGTATTGCTAGAAACGTAAGTTTAAGCTAGCTCTGCACTTCGCTCTTCTACAGAATCTTATTTCCAGCTTGGGCACTTCGCTGACCATGGACATGTTCGCTTGGACTAATGACGAGGCGCTCTCCTATATGGGCATCTGTATGGCCGTCGCTGCTATCATTTCGCTAGTCACTTTTGTGCTCATCGAACCAATGTGCAAACTATTTGCGGAGCGCTTTGTACTCATTTGGGGCGGCTTTTCTTTGATGGTCATAGGTCGACTGCTGTATATCCCCTGGGGACCAGATCCCCCCAAACTGGCCGCCGCTTATAATGCTAGCGCCAATCTGAGCAGTAGTGACCCCATCTATTTGGGTTGCCCACCCACGCAGGATTGGTGCCCAGATCTACCAGCGTTAACATTGACACAGTTCATCCTTGGGTTTGCGCTGACCTCAGTCGGCTACCCCATTGGCGTCACGTTGATACAGACAATATTCTCCAAGGTGCTGGGTCCACGTCCACAAGGCGTCTGGATGGGCATGCTGACTGGAGCTGGCTGCTTGTCGCGTGTAATGGGTCCCGTGTTCGTTGTCTCCATCTATACACGCCTGGGCACATATTGGACTTTCGGTTTCACTTCGGTTATGATGATTGTATCGATGATCTGGCTTTTATGCAGCAAGTAAGTTAAATAACATTCCTATACTTCGTTATCTTCATTAAGCTTCGTTCATTGTCTATTGCAGTCGATTACTCATTCCGCCAACGATCGATAATTTAGCAAAAGTTGTGGAGTTGCAAGAACTACATAAGCCCAATGACAAATCCAATGCGGACGCAAACTTGGCcattgatgatgatgcagaTGAGCTATTGGCGCCATCCAAGAGCATTCAAATTGTGAACAGTTCCAAAACGTAGCAGTATTGgagaaatgaaaatcaaagaGAGAAAGGTGCAATACACTAATACTGCCTTTAAGTTTAACAAtgaatttttagaaaataatcCGTTTTACAGCAGATAATGAACTGGTAGTAAGTTATGAAAATACgtttaacaatatatatttttcgacatatttataaaatttgtcatctgcatttttcataattaagcCGCTGACcgaaataaaagttaaattaaataacaaatgaaaGGACATGTTTTCCAAAAAAGCACAATTATTTGTGcttgttgctttttattggACTTATTATTAATCGCACATATCCAATTCGATTTTTATAGTTTACGcgtaaaatgatttttttatttttttgatgaaATAATGAACGCAACGAATATAATATGGATACATGCCTAATTACTCCGATGTCGTCATTATCAGtcaaacaaatgttttttattttttaatgtatgaaTAGTATGAGAAATGGATGACTATATAGAGGGGGATTTCTATCATAAATTGTTATGCCTTACGTTACTGCTTAGTTCAATTTCGTGGCATGTGGCAATGCTACCAGTACGGTTGCATCCACATCTGTAGAAACGGCAACTGCTGTAGTAGGTGTTGCTGATGATGCGTTGGCGACCAGCAAAGAAACCAACATGTTGCACCACTGAAAGTGTTGTTGTAGTTATAAATTGGTAGATATGGATGAGTAGTTAGATGTGGAGTTGGAGGCGCAGTTGTTCCAAATGCACCGCCAAAAGCAGCCACTGGCGGCACTCAGCTACTGCCGTGATAATACAACTCATCTCAGTAAGGCGCATATCGACGTCCCGGAGGCGATGGACCACGCATGCCTCGCGACGAAATCATGCGCTCGTCGAAGGAGTCACGACTGAAGTCCTCATATCCATGCGGTGTTGGCGAGCTGCAGATAgggaaaaatatattaatataataccGAGCATCGAGTAAATCAATTAACTGTACTTACCCATAACGACTCATGCCATTGCTGCTCCGCGGCGGCGGCGGAGAACGACGACTGAATAGAGTATCATAGCCACGGGAAACGCTGCACGAACGCAGGCTGCCGCTCAACGGTGGGGGCAGCGGCATGGGCTCGCGACGTGATATTGGCGGCGGTGGGAAATCTCGCATACGCGATGTCTGATAGCGTCGCTCGTACATGTCACGTGAGTCCTCAAAGCGACGGTCATAATAATCATAGTCCTGTGAGAGTACAAAACGGAGAAAATTAGTATAATGAACGCGCTAAGATTATGTTTACTATTTTTACGAGAAAATTAAtcttttagcatttttttttttcaataatgtGATGTATTGAACACGACGGGTCGAATGAAAGATTAATAGTGTTCAGCTTTCAGTTAGATTCCAATGGAAAAATCTAAATATGTGTTGTTTTATGCCAAAATTGTCATTCGGAAGTCTCAGAAATACGATGAGCTTTCTAAAATTacttgcaataaataaacacaagcTGCAATTGCATCTTTAAAACGACCCGTTGAGTTGCCAACATGTATCTATGATTGATTTTTTAACTGCATTTACCCTAAAGCCGTCCATAATGCGATCACGCAGGaatggcggcggcggtggtggtggcggaTACGGATCACGACTGTACATGCGATCTCTGTAGCCACCGGCACTGAGCGGTGGTGGCGGCTCGCGTCCACCAGTACCTGTCCAACGCGGACACTCTTTCGACCAATGACCGGAACGGCCGCAACGATAACACTGCTCCGGATCGCCCATGCCCGGCTTGGGCCGCACACGACTGGTTGAGACCTGCACCTTGAGTGGCTGGCCATCGACAACGCGACCGTTCAATTCCTTAATGGCATCCTGCACATCACCGACACAGTCCAAATGCACAAAACCATAGTTGCGCACAATGTCGCACTCGACGACGGTGCCGTATTTCTGAAACAATTCACGCACCTCGGGCGCACGCGTTTTGTCCGTTAGATTCCCAACGAAGATTTTCGTTGTCGGCGTATTTGGGGCGCGTCGACTCTTGGCGGCCTCGACCTTGATGGCGTTGTCATTGAGCACGTAACCGTTCAAGTTCTGTATGGCATCGCGACCCTGCTGCTCCGTTTCCATGTGCACAAACCCATAATTCTTCACCACATCGCATTCGACGACAGTACCGTATTTTTCGAATAGCGCCCGCAGTTCCGTTGCCTGCGTCTTCTCATCGAGATTACCGATGAACAACTTAAACGTGCCGGCTCCGGGCATCACGGCGACGGTTTCGGCTGCGGCGTCGTCCACGGTTCTTGCGTTATGATCAATTGCTTGGGCTTGAATATCTTGAGAGCGTACGcgattttttcaaatttcacgCGTTATTTGGACTTGATTAttcttttgtttcgttttttttatttgtgtgctgCAACGcgtgaataataatattaaaatctatttccacacaatatacaaaacaagATGGCGACGggcggcgacagcgacgacggCTATGCGAGACCGAAGTAATATACAGTAATGGCAAGACGGCGGTATatgtttttcaaatatttattgagaCTTCTTACCTGTGCTCTTCTtgtaaaccaacaaacaaaaaaataatgctgaattaattttattttatgttcgTTGAGCAGCTCAGCTTGCAAAACTAACTTTCTCACAAAATTTTCAGCAGAAAAATTATATCGTATGTGTATGCGTTGAAGCAAGCGTGTGGCCACAAATTGAACTTCAAAATCGACTAGTTTACATcgaaaaataccgaaatatactaattgtgcAATAACTAGAGATAGCAACTATAGGAACTTTTTTTTAGACAAAAATATGGTTTATATAGATTGTAATAAGTGCATATCCTTAAAAAAATTACCTGAGCAAAATGAATTTAGTGCCTAATACTGCTTGCTTGCCGTTTATACGACGGcatattcttagtattttaaaCTTCGTATTcctaaataaaatcaataataaatatatatatttagcttggctttattaaaaaaaataaataaagaatggCATATGCAACGATCTTGattttaacaaataatattgcagcaacaacatatAATAGTTTCACCCATTCCACTAAATACTACTTAAAAATGAAccgaaaacaattttgttgttgactaTTTGAAGAATTCAAGCACGGTCACACTGATCGTTAGAAAAGCGCTGGATCAAAAGAGCGGGAAAGGTTcttgtaataattataaataaagtgGATCCATTATGGACACTCCAACGGGCAGTGGGCGGTCATCTGGCCGACCCACACGAATTGCCACTCCACGGCGCTCGGAGCGCAAGCGGCAACTGTTTCGTAGCCGTGTATCGTTGTTGGATCAAATCGAAGACGATAGCGATGTCGAGGATTCAATGCTGGGTTTGACGCCGCTAAAACCGCGACACCAGCGTGAAAATTGCGTTGctaacaagcaacaacaaataaatgtgcGAAAATTATTTCCCACTACGCAGGATAAGATAGTGATCATcgatagcagcagcagtgtAAACAGTTCGCCCGAAACGAATAAGGAAAACAAAAGGTCACAGAGGACGACACGTGGCTCGAGCACCATAGCTTGCACGGATGAACAGTTGCCGCATTTATTTACAGCCAACATGTGCATCAACAGTAGCATTAGTCCGCGATCATCGAAATCTCGTGGTGATATCAATACCGACAGTGATGGAGATCGCAAAGCCACAGAAAGTGAGCTTCGTACGTCAGCAGCTGCAACGACATCTGAATCCTCGCCAGGCACAGACTCAACGTCGCCGGAGAGCAAGCTGCGCAAGTTAGAAAAGGAGTGCATACCCACAGGTGCATTTTATTCCAATGTCAAGTCCCGGGCAGCTTTACGCATTGCACAGGGCAAAACAACAAGTTTGCGTCTACAGGGAACTGGCAACGGGAGGTCGGCTAGTCGACGATCAAAGAATATTTCGCCCAACTCGCGCAAAACTCCAGGCATTAACAAGGGTGTGATGCACAAAATTAAGAAGCGCCCCCGCCCAGTGCCAACTGTTTTGGATGACATTCTGGGCACTCTGCGCAACGAGAAATTGCGAGAACTTATCACCACCAAACGAGAGGAGCGAGCACGCGTAGAGCACGTACACGAGATTCTGCGTAGTGCCAAGGATCCCATTAAAATGGCCAAACCGTTGAGCGCCATCAGCGAAGGTGACgctaacaataataataatcataacaaCAATCTGTCTGCATTGGATTTCTCCGATTTTACGGATGATGAAGAACTAAATGAAGCAAGTTCATCAATAGAGACGGAACCCGTCATTCCACTTATACGGCCTGTTGATATACCTCCACCACTGACCACATCACCCAAGTCATCTGAGGTTGCGAGCTTGAGCAAACGCAAGTTCTTCAAGTCGGGAAGACGCAGCAGTACTTGCATGGAGGTGCGCATCACCGACCACATACGCGCCAGCGTCAATCAGGGCAAGATCATGTTGGTGGAGGCGCCGCCGGTGAAAAAGCAACGTCGCGTCCATGTGCGTTCGGCCACAATCTTTTCCGCGGAGCAGGCTACCGTGGATGCCATACTGCGTAATCTTGATGATACTGTAGTAGATGAGATTGTGGAGTCAAGCCCAGCGGCAGCTGCAGTTACACTTGTACCAGAAGAGCCAGAGCTTCTGATTGAGGCAACAATACCAATACAGGATCCAGCAAACGATCCATATTTCAAGTATCGCTCGCAATTACCTTACAAAACTTCGGATGCTGCTACCATGGAACAACAGGCGCTGCTGCTCGAGTTTctcatcagcaacaacatctgTACGGACAAGAACTTTGAGATATTTATCGCTGATCCCGACAATCACAAGGATGAAGCGACGCGCATTGTCGATCAGCTGTACATGGTAATTAATGCAGAGATGCAGGAGCTGGATCAACCAGCAGCCAGTGTTGAAACAACTGCACTGCCAAAATACACGGAAACTGAACCAGGTGCGCAGCAGAAAACAACGGAAGGGGAAATGGAAACCGAAAGTGTAGAGTCAACAGCTATCATAGAACCATCAGGTAAATTGTTTCCAATTTTTACACAACGTTTGCAACCTTTGCCACAAAAGTCGACGCGTCGCAAGTTCAATGCGAGTGCCACACGATTGACAGCTGCTGCCAGTGGCGCTGGACAATATCAAATTGATGCAGGACAAAAAGCATTTGGAGCGCGACAGTGTCAGCAGTGTGGCTTAGTCTATACCGTCCATGAGCCAGAGGAGGAGCAGCTCCATCGTGAATATCACAACGCGGTGCATGTAATGCGCTTTAAAGGTTGGATCGATGAGGACATTGTGGCCGTCTATCCGGAATGGGGTGCTGATGGACGAATTATACGCATCACTGAACAAGCGCCAGCTGCGCGTCTGCAACGACTCTGCGAACTCGTTAAGGTGGTAGACAAAGAGCTGGGCTTTGCCTCGTACATTGTACCAAAGacttttgttgctttctttGCTGTgcgcaaacaacaaattgtcgGACTTTGCTTGGTGCAGCCATTAGAAAAGGCAAATCGCTTTATACAAGTCGATGGCGTTGACTACTTCAGCGAGGAGACATTCGATTCGAGGTGAGTGAACATTGGGAGAGACACTAAACATGCATTAAAACTTCCTTAACTGACATTACAGCTGCGGAGTATCCAGGATTTGGGTGTCGCCATTGCATCGACGTCGGAGAATCGCAAGCCTTCTGTTGCAGGCTGTCCAATTGCACACGGTGCGAGGCTGTGAAATATCCCGtgataaaattgcatttagcACCCCGACAGACGATGGACGTGCTCTTGCCAGACATTTTACCCAGAATAACAATTTTCTGGCCTATGACCAGTGAACGGAGTTTTGCcagttaaatttgttttgcagtaaattacaatatttgttgcttttaagTTATTAGGCGCGATTATGTTTTGAGCCaatatgttatattaaatatgtctTCAATTAGAGTTTGGTTTGAATATCATTATTAAGCGTTTGGTTTGGATACCCCTTAAATTATGCAGTAGAGACTCGCTTTCtcttttgtgtatttgtagAACAGATAGTATTGGACCGCTAACAATTTAAACGTCCTAGTAATCTTAGCATTTAGTTTTGTgcgtataatatataaatataaaatacaggCATACATGCGcacacaataattaaattatgtaagcaacagaaatataattattaaaaaaaaaaccgccCAAAAGTAGGCAAATGTATGATTATGtagatatttaaattaattttattttagaaacaattatacatttttaaaacgcaagcaaaaaaagtttttatcaatgattttaaataaacaactcaaaataaacagaaaaaaaacaatctaaGCTTGGACTTTTTAAGATCAATGTAACCAAGCTGATAACCGTGGAGAgggtatttttttggtatatttatcgAAATCAAGCTGTATATTTAGAAACTCAGCTTGAGGTCACACTGTTTTGAGCCAGGCTTTGGGcgttgtattattttattttggtaacAACGAtataagcaattaaataaatgtgtagTTTTAAATGCATGTAAAGTGCTCTGTTTTAACATTAAAGTGATACAAATGTGAATTGCATTTCGCTCTCATTAAACGCAAATGGTAAGCTTAAGAAAAGTTAAGTTACAAAACGTGAGTCAAGAATGCAACGCCGCCGTTGACGACGCCACGCCCAATAAATGTGATTGAAGTTTGTTAGGGTTGAAAACGGATAACGCGTCACCATCAAGCGTTTTTcttattgtttacttttggTTGCAGACAATAATACGACGTTGCAAGAACAGCAAGTGCCTAATTGAGAAAGATAATATTAAGTCCAGTGACTGACTCAATTAGTCAACGGCACATTTATCCACTTCACTGTCATTCAATTAATCGTGGGGGACTATGTCCACAATCGAAGACGAGCGCAAAGCGTATGAGAACAATCCATATTTCACTGGACACATTTACGGCAGTTATACGCCGTTTTATGTGACTATTTCCATTTGCACCGTCGTACTTGGCTCGATAattctattaaatattatcttGGGCTGCTGCTCCAAGCATCGGAAATATTGGCAAGACAGGCACACGGGCAACCGCTGGTTGGTTTCCATTTGGTCCTCGACACCCCACAAGCAATCACCTCTAGACTTCACAGAGTTGAAAGACGCCTCTTACTTTGATCGTTTCCATGTAAGTTTTGATAACAATTGTCTtctaatatatgtatataaatttacaaattgttttactTCGTTTTTGTAGCCCACAACGCATCAGCAAGTGTTCCCCGACGAAGTTGTAATAAACGTCGACGATTTGGAGCCCATACATCAGTCTCATCCACAACATCAACGCCCACCACGCCCTGAGGGTCGCACATTGCACCAACAGCGTCAACGCGACGAATATCTTGAGCTGCAGAAGCGCGAGAGCGACATCTAAAAGACATCATGGCATTATATTTTCTATCACCGGCCGTTGCTGCACTGGCACTGTTCGTCATTggcgtcatcatcgtcatgtTGCGTTGGGGTCCGCGACTCTGCGGACTGCG of Drosophila nasuta strain 15112-1781.00 chromosome 3, ASM2355853v1, whole genome shotgun sequence contains these proteins:
- the LOC132794304 gene encoding major facilitator superfamily domain-containing protein 8 isoform X1, with protein sequence MPPCRQYRNRTHNSSRRRYTITTSYVHRYTMESWRKLRARIETTKLPEDVDDGLERLEDYIQRWRSVRIIYFTMFLMALGFSIILTGIWPFLSELDPNAGKEFMGLIVAANPLAQMIFSPIFGWWGNKLGTIRLPLLISLGLFTIASALYSSLELVGDNAKYWMLISRFLIGVSSANIALCRSYLSAATRLSERTHAVSMVSLAQVLGFIIGPGLQALVTPLGRQGYIWLWGGMHVNMYTASGWINVVMSMSNFVMFLPFIFQEHKIAAREIMVLQGGTSERDTWKAIKPNYLSAWTLIVAFFVLVFNFVLLETLGTSLTMDMFAWTNDEALSYMGICMAVAAIISLVTFVLIEPMCKLFAERFVLIWGGFSLMVIGRLLYIPWGPDPPKLAAAYNASANLSSSDPIYLGCPPTQDWCPDLPALTLTQFILGFALTSVGYPIGVTLIQTIFSKVLGPRPQGVWMGMLTGAGCLSRVMGPVFVVSIYTRLGTYWTFGFTSVMMIVSMIWLLCSNRLLIPPTIDNLAKVVELQELHKPNDKSNADANLAIDDDADELLAPSKSIQIVNSSKT
- the LOC132794304 gene encoding major facilitator superfamily domain-containing protein 8 isoform X2, whose amino-acid sequence is MESWRKLRARIETTKLPEDVDDGLERLEDYIQRWRSVRIIYFTMFLMALGFSIILTGIWPFLSELDPNAGKEFMGLIVAANPLAQMIFSPIFGWWGNKLGTIRLPLLISLGLFTIASALYSSLELVGDNAKYWMLISRFLIGVSSANIALCRSYLSAATRLSERTHAVSMVSLAQVLGFIIGPGLQALVTPLGRQGYIWLWGGMHVNMYTASGWINVVMSMSNFVMFLPFIFQEHKIAAREIMVLQGGTSERDTWKAIKPNYLSAWTLIVAFFVLVFNFVLLETLGTSLTMDMFAWTNDEALSYMGICMAVAAIISLVTFVLIEPMCKLFAERFVLIWGGFSLMVIGRLLYIPWGPDPPKLAAAYNASANLSSSDPIYLGCPPTQDWCPDLPALTLTQFILGFALTSVGYPIGVTLIQTIFSKVLGPRPQGVWMGMLTGAGCLSRVMGPVFVVSIYTRLGTYWTFGFTSVMMIVSMIWLLCSNRLLIPPTIDNLAKVVELQELHKPNDKSNADANLAIDDDADELLAPSKSIQIVNSSKT
- the LOC132794304 gene encoding major facilitator superfamily domain-containing protein 8 isoform X3 — protein: MGLIVAANPLAQMIFSPIFGWWGNKLGTIRLPLLISLGLFTIASALYSSLELVGDNAKYWMLISRFLIGVSSANIALCRSYLSAATRLSERTHAVSMVSLAQVLGFIIGPGLQALVTPLGRQGYIWLWGGMHVNMYTASGWINVVMSMSNFVMFLPFIFQEHKIAAREIMVLQGGTSERDTWKAIKPNYLSAWTLIVAFFVLVFNFVLLETLGTSLTMDMFAWTNDEALSYMGICMAVAAIISLVTFVLIEPMCKLFAERFVLIWGGFSLMVIGRLLYIPWGPDPPKLAAAYNASANLSSSDPIYLGCPPTQDWCPDLPALTLTQFILGFALTSVGYPIGVTLIQTIFSKVLGPRPQGVWMGMLTGAGCLSRVMGPVFVVSIYTRLGTYWTFGFTSVMMIVSMIWLLCSNRLLIPPTIDNLAKVVELQELHKPNDKSNADANLAIDDDADELLAPSKSIQIVNSSKT
- the LOC132794306 gene encoding RNA-binding protein lark, with translation MPGAGTFKLFIGNLDEKTQATELRALFEKYGTVVECDVVKNYGFVHMETEQQGRDAIQNLNGYVLNDNAIKVEAAKSRRAPNTPTTKIFVGNLTDKTRAPEVRELFQKYGTVVECDIVRNYGFVHLDCVGDVQDAIKELNGRVVDGQPLKVQVSTSRVRPKPGMGDPEQCYRCGRSGHWSKECPRWTGTGGREPPPPLSAGGYRDRMYSRDPYPPPPPPPPFLRDRIMDGFRDYDYYDRRFEDSRDMYERRYQTSRMRDFPPPPISRREPMPLPPPLSGSLRSCSVSRGYDTLFSRRSPPPPRSSNGMSRYGSPTPHGYEDFSRDSFDERMISSRGMRGPSPPGRRYAPY
- the LOC132794303 gene encoding N-acetyltransferase eco, which gives rise to MDTPTGSGRSSGRPTRIATPRRSERKRQLFRSRVSLLDQIEDDSDVEDSMLGLTPLKPRHQRENCVANKQQQINVRKLFPTTQDKIVIIDSSSSVNSSPETNKENKRSQRTTRGSSTIACTDEQLPHLFTANMCINSSISPRSSKSRGDINTDSDGDRKATESELRTSAAATTSESSPGTDSTSPESKLRKLEKECIPTGAFYSNVKSRAALRIAQGKTTSLRLQGTGNGRSASRRSKNISPNSRKTPGINKGVMHKIKKRPRPVPTVLDDILGTLRNEKLRELITTKREERARVEHVHEILRSAKDPIKMAKPLSAISEGDANNNNNHNNNLSALDFSDFTDDEELNEASSSIETEPVIPLIRPVDIPPPLTTSPKSSEVASLSKRKFFKSGRRSSTCMEVRITDHIRASVNQGKIMLVEAPPVKKQRRVHVRSATIFSAEQATVDAILRNLDDTVVDEIVESSPAAAAVTLVPEEPELLIEATIPIQDPANDPYFKYRSQLPYKTSDAATMEQQALLLEFLISNNICTDKNFEIFIADPDNHKDEATRIVDQLYMVINAEMQELDQPAASVETTALPKYTETEPGAQQKTTEGEMETESVESTAIIEPSGKLFPIFTQRLQPLPQKSTRRKFNASATRLTAAASGAGQYQIDAGQKAFGARQCQQCGLVYTVHEPEEEQLHREYHNAVHVMRFKGWIDEDIVAVYPEWGADGRIIRITEQAPAARLQRLCELVKVVDKELGFASYIVPKTFVAFFAVRKQQIVGLCLVQPLEKANRFIQVDGVDYFSEETFDSSCGVSRIWVSPLHRRRRIASLLLQAVQLHTVRGCEISRDKIAFSTPTDDGRALARHFTQNNNFLAYDQ
- the LOC132788523 gene encoding uncharacterized protein LOC132788523 — its product is MSTIEDERKAYENNPYFTGHIYGSYTPFYVTISICTVVLGSIILLNIILGCCSKHRKYWQDRHTGNRWLVSIWSSTPHKQSPLDFTELKDASYFDRFHPTTHQQVFPDEVVINVDDLEPIHQSHPQHQRPPRPEGRTLHQQRQRDEYLELQKRESDI
- the LOC132788524 gene encoding uncharacterized protein LOC132788524, encoding MALYFLSPAVAALALFVIGVIIVMLRWGPRLCGLRHHALPDNHDLRERTYEHEISYA